In Penaeus monodon isolate SGIC_2016 chromosome 26, NSTDA_Pmon_1, whole genome shotgun sequence, the following are encoded in one genomic region:
- the LOC119589912 gene encoding diphosphoinositol polyphosphate phosphohydrolase 1-like, which translates to MSNMVKARNYDEDGFVKRAACICVNEDESQVLLVSSRRDSRLWIVPGGGVEPNELPDIAATREVREEAGVCGMLGRCLGVFENSERRHRTSVYVLVVTEEMEEWDESKVFGRKRKWFSVEEAVEELAKHKPVQSSYVSLLLPKAARDHTCPLSPSPCQPGIASSHIPSVILQERTGLMVEAERKEAAEREEVEEDGLEDGELIKMGGCSAEDLSNGSTPEDGANDT; encoded by the exons ATGAGCAACATGGTAAAGGCGCGGAACTACGACGAAGACGGATTTGTCAAGCGTGCAGCATGTATATGCGTCAATGAGGATGAGAGCCAG GTGCTGCTGGTGTCATCCCGCCGAGATTCACGCCTGTGGATAGTCCCAGGTGGAGGGGTCGAGCCAAACGAGCTGCCGGACATCGCTGCCACCCGGGAGGTCCGCGAGGAGGCGGGTGTGTGCGGCATGCTGGGTCGATGCCTGGGGGTGTttgag AACTCTGAGCGGCGTCATCGGACAAGTGTATACGTTCTTGTGGTCAcagaagaaatggaggaatggGATGAGTCTAAGGTGTTTG GGCGGAAACGCAAATGGTTCAGTgtggaggaggcggtggaggagcTGGCCAAGCACAAACCAGTCCAGAGCAGCTACGTGAGCCTCCTCTTGCCCAAGGCAGCCAGGGACCACACGtgccccctctccccgtccccctgcCAGCCAGGCATCGCTTCTTCTCACATCCCTAGTGTCATCCTGCAGGAGCGAACGGGCCTTATGGtggaggcagagaggaaggaggcagcagaaagagaggaggtagaggaggatggTCTGGAGGATGGAGAGCTCATCAAAATGGGCGGATGCTCGGCCGAGGACCTCAGCAATGGCTCGACGCCAGAAGATGGTGCCAATGACACCTAA